Part of the Ictalurus furcatus strain D&B chromosome 10, Billie_1.0, whole genome shotgun sequence genome, AGTCAAGTATTTAAAAGTTTGCGCCGAAATAAGTTTACGTTTCGGTTTTTAGATGTTTTAGTGAAGAcgtatttaacatttttgtttagtttcagGATTACCGTTTTCAAGAGTACTTCTCTTTTTTGTTGGAAAACATTTGATTGATTGCTGTGTTGTCCAATGAGGGGGCGGACGCGAGAGCGCGCACTCGTCGTTCAGCCAATGAGCGAGCAGGAGAATGCGGGTTGTTGGGTAGACAATTACGGAAGGGGCGGTGTCCTTTTTAAGAAcccagaaagaaaacaaaagtagTTCAAATCAACGTTTGAGACAGATCGAATCTAATTTCTGTATCCCATAACTGTTATTCGCTCAatatcattatttaaaatgcatttacaaaCGAAGTCCAGTGTTGCTTTTTTACATAAATAGTGCGTTTTTAACCTCCAAACGTGTGTGTTGTGATCAGATGAGTGTCTTGAGATCAGCAGGTTTTAGAGATAGGACACTGGAGATGAGTTTATTTTGAAGTATTGATTTGCATAATAAATTCACTTTTTGTGTACTCTAATACAACTAATCCTTGTGAAGGTAAGAAAGTGGGGGGAAACCTGAATTATAGAGCAATACTGGtttaacaaacaacaacagaactGTTGATTCATTTATCTGAGAACAggctgatggtgatgatgtctTCCAGTGACACTAGAGGGTTGATATCCAGATTTGTACAAAGTGTATGTTATTTCATTCACCGTCAATAACTGACCTACCCTAGTCAGGATCACAGTGGATCCAGGGCCTATCCCGGATGTAACATACCCGACACCATGCACAGACATTCACACCTAAGACCAATTTAACATAACCATGAATTTCTAGTCATTTATAGGAGAGTAGAAGGCTCTGTGGCATGTAAAACCAGATAATGGTAGCAGGTAATCTATGGTAGCGTGCTTACTGTAGAAAATCTGAGCTGTGTGGTGTCTGAGAAGCTGGGGAGTGGTTTCATGTTGTCTCAATTCAACTAATTATCAAGGTTTCCATGAGTCATTCAGGTGTGTCTCATTGTGTCTTTACCAACCGTTAAAGGAGACctcaccctgaaacacattatgTTTCTATTGAAATATATGTGATGtgcttagtgattctggtgctaattttttgtttattgctgtatttttgttgtttcctGAAGAAGGTCAGAGTAATGGACTAAAGAGCTGCTGCATTGCTTTCTTTAGGTAGAagatgaagcaagggctaaatcccactggtGCTTTTAACCTAAACGTCAAcacagaatttcattacaaaaatagCTCTTGGCTGccactgaagatcacatgtgaattataaaaattaataagCAAGTCGTTcactgtggatttttttttcccttttactGCAGCAGAGCGCACATGGCAGCCAACAAGAGCAAGGGCCAGAGCTCTCTGGTTCTACACAAGGTCATCATGGTGGGAAGCGGAGGAGTGGGCAAATCAGCACTCACACTGCAGTTCATGTATGATGAGGTGAGATTCACACTGAAACATTGTTTGACTCATATATGTCTTTATGTGCTTGTTTAGGACCACCTAATATTCTCTGGAAAGTCTGGCACATACCATACAGaatcagaaacatttaattgaCTATGAGTTGTGCTTGCAGGAATTGGTTCTCATTTGGTGccaatgtgaaaaagtatgTCAGACATACAGTCCACTACCAAATAAGACATGGTGTCAGTGTGTGAACTGGAAAAGATatcaataattaaatacatttgatGCGATTTTGCACACCCGTCTTGTTTTATTCCCTACTttaaaacaataacacacaacagaATTTCATCCCcagttgatgtttttttttttagatagaaATTCACTTTTAGTTGCTAATACAGCTTGATGGATTGATCtaatgttttcttgtttaaattaaatatgaaaccCCCTGGTTAGGAGAATCCAATACTGGAATGCCTGCTATATTAAATTTTACTGGGGCACTTTCAAAGCACTGACTTCAGTTCATTTCATTCCCCAGTTTGTTGAAGACTATGAACCCACTAAAGCAGACAGCTACAGGAAGAAGGTTGTGCTGGATGGAGAGGAGGTTCAGATCGATATCCTGGACACAGCCGGACAGGAGGACTATGCAGCCATCAGAGATAATTACTTCCGCAGCGGAGAGGGCTTCCTCCTAGTGTTCTCCATCACAGAGCAGGAGTCGTTCAGTGCCACCTCTGAGTTCAGGTATGTGCCGATGTTTGATTTGGTATAAAAATGCATTCTCAGACCTTCGTTCCAAGATGAAAATATGGACAGTGGACATCATTCCCAGATGTTAAAAGTAGGTTATGGCCACAGGTTTGAACTCTGACCTATGGAGCTTGTAAGCTgacagaaatatttatttatttatttatttattttagttagcgcgtttgcctcacacttttggagttgggggttcgaattcctgcgaccctgtgtaggctaagcggtacagaaaattgatggatggttATAGCTTTtgaggtttaaaaaacaaacaaattaccagtagagacctacaggaatcattacagtttttgttaaaaccaacacaattcccattataaccattaaaaccattccaaattctgtgagggtttctattggggttttttaattttgttttgtttgtttgtttgttttattccctCCAGCCAATTAGATGTCTATCAAGTCAAAGTGGAAACATTCCCAGGGAAAAAAAGTAGACACCTTTTCAGTctagtcaaaaaaaaattttctacTCAAATAGCTAGTTTTCTGTGGTGGGGTTAAACACTGGATGCTTAGTAAATGGCCATCATAACTATTTTGGTAACATTCCAGCTACTTAAGCTAGCTAGAATGTTACCAAAATAGTTATGCTCTCCATTTACTAAGCATCCAGTGTTTAACCCCACCATAGAAAACTAGCTAAAACCTCGGTACTTAATAGAAACTTATTTCCTCTTTATTATTACCTCTTTATGGTTTATATCTTCCATTTTGACTCTAATCCACATCTCACTTCATGGTGCGGTCATGGACACAAACGTGGCAGGCGACTGTGATCTGCTAAATGCTGAGTTCGACCACTCTGAGGATGACTTTTCCCTCAGAATTCCAAATGCAACACCTTTGAAACACCTTATTCTGATTTTTGTTAAATCCCAAAACTATGACTTTGAATTAGAATTTTGAATTAAGTGGTTTTTAAAGGCAAATTCTACTCCTAGCaagtttaaaacaataaataaaacatgctaaTGTATGAAATACACCACAGAAAAACTATTTAATGTGGCAtgtatataattcaaatatacaAAATGCATTTGTCAGCATCCAAGCTCCATACTGACCAAGCCTGTATGCTCAACTTTGCTTTCTTTGTTGGAAGATTATAAACCTAATTTCTCTTTCTACACCATTTTTTCTCCACACTGCTGATTTCCAAACCTCACCCACAACAGGTTGTGTCAGGGCTGACTTCCTTTGGTCAACATTTTCATTTCGAAATGTTCAATTTGAAATGTTCACATTTTCAGCAGCCTTAGGGTTGAGATCATGATCAGGACAACTAGCAACGTTGATATAATGATGCATGTTTTTCAAGTGAAGCTCTGTTGTTTCTAGAACAGTGTGTTTGTCATTATCTGTCTTTGTTAGTGTTTGTGCTTCCGTATCGAAGCTATGACTATACTTGTGATTTTAGCATCATTATGATGTCATGGCCACAAAAACCTGCCCAAACTTTCAGGTTGAATAAATGCatcttctgtctgtcttgctGTGTGGTTGGCACAGGACACAAACAGAAGCAATAGCCCTAGCAATAAAGAACCTACAGCTAAACATTTtgttagactgtgtgtgtgtgtgtgtgtgtgtgtgtgtgtgtgtgtgtgtgtgtgtgtgtgagacagggaGCAGATCCTGCGTGTGAAGGCAGAGGAGGATAAGATTCCTCTGTTGTTAGTtggaaataaatctgatttggAGGACAAGAGGCAGGTTTCTGTGACCGGGGCCCGGGAGAAAGCGGATGAATGGGGAGTGCAGTATGTGGAAACCTCAGCGAAAACACGTGCCAACGTTGATAAGGTATggtttacacacacattgtcCCATAGTGGTGCTGCTTATCTCGTAACATGTAATATCTTGATGCATGCATGGTTTTCGGCTGAGTACATTTAAGATTAAATATGTTATAAAATACTGTAACCTGTAACTATTAAATTGACTAAACTGTTACCTTGGGCAGTGTAGCACATACTGGGGTACATGGATGTACTGGTGGTAAATTTTAATTACTGTCCGTGCTGTTAATAAAGCAAGAGAAGCATTTGCTCTAATAAGATAAAGCAACCACCTGATAAACTTAGTGAAATAACCTTGTAGTCTGGTGTTTGTTATAAGCTGATTTAGACCTGATTTTAGCTTACTGTACATATTAAATGTATACTTAATGTTAAAtttggaataaaacatgttagggtggtgtgatacagccCAACATGAAGCAAagttactatattatatatatatatatatatatatatatatacacacacacacacacacacacacacaactcttgtgaaaaaataagtacaccccatggaaattgttggcctttttgacatattttgacagcaaacatttgatcctctttgaaacagtgcctattaataaagttgatacactatcaaattaaacataaaatgtacattttgtaatcattttcatgccatttaaattaacaaaaaaaggaTCAGTCACCTGGAAAAAGAAAGtgcacccctacatttatcacactttcaaatccataaaattacaaTCAGGTGTTCAACAtttggtgccagtgattaggacctgcttagggagtgcaggtgttatttaaacctctcgcatctagtgtctggtgtttcctttgctattgaggtgtgtggtgttaaCATGctaagatctaaagagttctgtaaagcACACATTAGCCTTCATACTCATCAGTTGGTAGCTTTTGTTCAATGAGAGAAAATTGGGTTCTTCAAGATGTCCTTCTCTTTTCAGGTGTTTTTTGACCTAATGAGGGAGGTGCGGGCTAAGAAGATGGCTGAGAACAAGGACAAAAATGGCAAGAAAAGtggcaagaagaaaaaaagtctgaaagAGCGCTGCACATTGCTTTGAGTCAGAAGAACGTGAAGAGCAAGCTTCTCTCAGCACAAAGCCTTTCTGGTGGACACGGAAAACCCAAAAGCTGTTTTTCCACTATTGTGGTTAACGTTGCCAAATCCAGATAGAGTAATGAACTGTGAACGGATGCCATTGTTCTTCCTTGCTGTATCCAGTGAGGTTTATGCAACGGTCATCCATTATGATTTTCATATCTGAATTTATTTCTTCTTCCATCAAAGAAATATGATCCAACTAGATggacattcatgcagttattttgcCATATTGTAACAACTTGCTCTATCGGGCATTTTAAACTTGGCAAACTATCATTGGTTGTTGGCAGTGTGTGTCATATATGAATCACTtacatacataaaatgtatGCAGTAATGTTTGTAGAGTACTCACTTGTTTATAATTAGTGCATTAATATTTA contains:
- the ralbb gene encoding v-ral simian leukemia viral oncogene homolog Bb (ras related), which codes for MAANKSKGQSSLVLHKVIMVGSGGVGKSALTLQFMYDEFVEDYEPTKADSYRKKVVLDGEEVQIDILDTAGQEDYAAIRDNYFRSGEGFLLVFSITEQESFSATSEFREQILRVKAEEDKIPLLLVGNKSDLEDKRQVSVTGAREKADEWGVQYVETSAKTRANVDKVFFDLMREVRAKKMAENKDKNGKKSGKKKKSLKERCTLL